Within the Wolbachia pipientis genome, the region ACTGTCCTATCATCAAAAGATAAGCTTAAGTTCAATATTGATATTATGGGGTTACGCATGTATCAAAGTAATCATGTAGTTTGCTAAAATGATCAGTATGGACGATAAAACAACAGTTGATGTTGTAGCAACACCTACTCCTCGTGCACCTTCTTTGCAATGGTAACCGTAATAGCAACTTGAAACAGAAATTATGGCGCCAAAAGCAATTGCTTTTATTAGCCCAACAATAAAATCGTACATATTAAAGAACTGAGTTGTGTATTTAATGTATATATTTAGATTGTGGTTAAATTCGAAGACTGCAGTGACATACCCTCCAAATATTCCTATTAGATCTGCACATACTATAAGTATGGGAAATACTATGATTGACGCTAAAATCCTTGGTGCAATTAAATATTTGAAAGGATTGATGTTCAAAGTTGTAAGGGCATCTATTTGCTCGGTGATGCGCATTGTACCAATTTCTGCTGCAACTGATGATCCAATCTTTCCTACCATTATTAAGCTGATCAAAACTGGTCCTAACTCTTTAATGATAGTGATCGTAACAAGTTTGGGTATTATCTGTTCTTGGTTAATTAATGGGTCACTCAAGCTACTTTGTAAAACTATCGCCGCTCCTATAAAAACTCCAGTGAGCCCAACAATTGGCAGAGAGAAAAAGCCTATCTCTATAATTTGTCTTGCTACGTTGCTAAAATAATATGGTGGTACGAAGCAGTGGTATAGAGATTGAATAAAAAATATGAATGCACTACCAAGCCTTAACAAAAAATTGATAAAGTACCTACCAATTATTCTAACACTATTTATATCAAAAAAGCTCACTTTGTATTCATTTTAGCTAGAGTTACTGATTTTATTAAAATTTTTATTAACTTTATCGCAAAGTATAGCTGAGATATGTTTTAAGTTCAATATACTTGATGTTTTAATTTAAAATCCATAGGACTCAATTACATAAGCAAACCTTACTTATTTTACTATCCCTGTTTACTTCTTGTAAAAAACATGTTACTAATGTATTGTATTTTGTAGTAAAATGGAGGAAATTTTGGCAGTTCCAAAAAGAAAAAAATCAAAGTCAAGGCGTGATATGCATCGTTCTCATCATGTTATTAAGCCTAAGAATGTTGTGGTATGTTCAACAACTGGGGAATTCATGTTGCCTCACAATGTAGCGGTCGATGGCAGTTACAAAGGAAAACGGGTTTTTATTAAGCAACAGGCAGAATGACTATTATGGTATGTTACCTACGGTCAATAATCACATAGTTATTGCACTTGACGCTATGGGGGGCGATTTTGCACCTCTTTCCATAATTCAGGGTGCTGGTTTTTTTTTGGATAATCTTGTTGACCCAGGAATTAAAGTTTTTTTTCATATTTATGGAGATAAGGAAGAAGTATCTCCTTTGCTTTTGAAATATAAAAAAGTAAGTAACAATTCTGAATTTACTCATTGTTCTGACAATGTCCTTGCAAATGATAAGCCATCTTTTGCGCTGAGACATCGTAAAGACTCAAGTATGAAAGCTGCAATTGTTGCAGTGAAAGAAGGTAAAGCTTTCGGAGTGGTATCTTCAGGCAACACCGGGGCGTTGATGGCAATTTCCAGATTTATTTTAGGAACATTACCAAATATTTATCGTCCTGCTATTGTCTCTATCTGTCCAACTAAGACAAAAAGCTTCGCTTTGCTTGACCTTGGTGCAAATGTCGATTGTAATGCCGATTTGTTATTCCAATTTGCATTAATGGGAAGCATATTTGCAAAAGTAGCGCTAAAAATTGACAATCCTGAGGTTGCTTTGCTCAATATCGGCACAGAAGAAGTTAAAGGCACTGACTCAGTACGCGGCGCTTTTGAGTTGCTTAAAAACGCTCCAGGCATTAATTTCAAAGGGTATATAGAGGCAAGTGAATTTTTAGAGGGTAATATAGATGTGATTGTTGCTGATGGTTTTGTTGGCAATGTAATGCTCAAAACAGCTGAGGCAACCGCTAGTACTTTTATCAATCTAATAAAGCAGGAAGTACTGAGCTCATGGGCAACAAAGATGCTTGTTGGTATATTGTTAAAATCTAAACTAAATAAAGCATTAACGCGTTTTAATCCCAAAATTAGAAGTGGAGCTATGTTTTTAGGGCTGAATGGTATCATCATTAAAAGTCATGGAAATTCTGATGCTATTTCTTTTGCTCATGCTATAAAATTTGCAGTAAATGCAATTAGTGAAAATTTAAATCAAAAGATAATTAACGGGGTAAGTCATATTGAATAAAAGTTTCATATTAAGCACTGGATCTTACCTACCAAGAAAAACGTTGAGTAACAACGAAATTGCATCGATAGTTGAGACAAGCGATGAATGGATAAGGCAGAGAACAGGAATAGTTCAAAGGCATATAGCAGATGAAGGAGAATTAACGTCAGATCTAGCTGTAAATGCAGCAAAAAGTGCTATAGAAAAAGCTAAAATTTCAGTGGGTGAAATTGACTTGATTATAGTTGCCACAACAACTCCTGATAAAACTTTTCCTAGCTGTGCAACGATTGTACAAAGTAAGTTAAAATGTAAAAACGCATTTTCTTTTGATGTACAAGCAGCATGCTCTGGTTTTATATATGCAGTTACAGTTGCTGATTCGCTCATAAAATCTAACAATAAAATTAAATATGCGCTCGTTATTGGTGCTGAAATAATGTCTAGGATTGTTGACTGGGAAGATAGGTCAACTTGTGTACTCTTTGGTGATGGTGCTGGTGCAGTGATAATAAAATCGGAAATGGGTAGCAGCGGCATCATATCAACGAACTTACACTCTGATGGCAATGTGAACATATTATGTACGAACGGAGGGGTATCCTCTACTGATGATTCTGGAAAAATATGCATGAATGGAAGAGAAGTGTTTAAACATGCAGTGGATAAGTTAACAGCCTCAGTAGAGGGAACACTAAGATGCAATAATTTGAAAATCACTGATATTGACTGGTTAATTCCCCATCAAGCAAACATTCGTATTATTGAAGCAGTAGTAAAGAAATTAGATTTTCCTATAGAGAAAGTGATTAATACCGTTGATAAGCATGCAAACACCTCAGCAGCGTCAATTCCACTGGCTTTAGACTATGCAATACAAGAATCAAAAATAAAATCAGGAAATCTGGTACTGCTGATTGCAATAGGTGCAGGCCTGACTTGGGGTTCCGTGTTGCTGCGCTATTAGACTTCCTGCATTATACCTGTAATGGTCTTACTCCTTTTGAATTTATATGTTCTCAGTGCTCCTGAATTGTTTATACTAAATCCTTACCATCACACTCTGGGACTGTACATCTAAAGACCTGCTGAAAAAGGTGATTGAAAAAATGATGTGAGAGAGGTAGAAGAAGAATAAGCAGATCAAGTAAGGAAAAAAAATGAGCTTTAGTTACTATAATATGAAAAAATACCCAAGAAACTTTCGTAATATAACAGGTTTAACTATAGAGGAGTTCGAAAAAGTAGTGGAAAAAGTGAGGTCTGGATGGGAAAAACAGAAAAAGTGTCATGGTAGAAGATCAAAACTACCAACTCTGGAAGATAAGTTGTTTTGCGTAATTTTGTACTATCGCACTTACATAACACATAGATTTTTAGGATGCCTATTCAATGTACACAACGCAAATGTATGTAGGTTACTTAAGAGAATAGAGCCATTACTCGCCAAAAAAGTGACTATAACAAAAGATAGAAGTATGACGCCAGAAAAAATACTGAAGATTTTGGCTGATGTTACAGAACAGCAAATACAGAGACCAGAAGATAGTAAAAAACGGAAGAAATCATATTCAGGAAAAAAAGAACCAACACTATGAAAACTGAGATTATTATCGAAGAAGGAGGAAGAATTTTATCAGTGTCAAAGTCATACCGTGGTAGAATTAGTGATTTCCGCATAAGGAAACAAGAAAAATATTTACCACTTGATAGCATAAAACATGCCGATTCTGGATATCAAGGTTGGCAAAAATTGCAAAGCAATGTTATAATTCCATATAAAAAGTATCGTAAAAAGCCATTAACTCCAGAGCATAATAGAAGATTAGCATCATTTAGAATGAGAGTAGAAAACAAGATCCGAGAGATAAAGATATTTAAGATTATGTCGAATGTTTATCGCAATTTTCAGAAAAAATATAACCTGAGGTTCAATATTATTGCTGGTATTGTAAATCTTAAGCACGCCTTTTAGTTAACCTTGATTTTAGTCACCCTCCTTTCCTTTTTTTATCGCTTGATTCGCAGCAGGTCTCAGGTTTTTATATTGTTTAGCAGTACAATTTTCAATATTATGAATAAGCATGGAAAGGTGGCTGAGTGGTCTAAAGCACACGCTTGGAAAGCGTGCACATATGAAAATATGTCGGGGGTTCGAATCCCCCCTTTTCCGCATATCACCTCTAGAATGGTATAAAACCCTAGGTCGCGCGCACAACTCTATTCCTATAGTGAGTAGCTCCCTCCTATCTCATTTATATCATATTTTTAACTTACCCAATAACATAAATTACTTTAGCTATGCTATCAATAGCATTGCTTTAAAAAGAGTGCCCATATTTTCAGTCAACCTTAAGAATTCACTAAAGATCCTATTCTTTTGTTCATCATTTGCGCTTTTCATTAAAGCCTGGGTTCTTTCTTTTATGCCAAAAAGATACAAAAATTCTCTTTGAGTTAAAATCTCGCAATCTACGTGTTTTAATGAATCTTTTAATGCTTGAAAGTTCACAAGTGCAGTAATATCACTATTACCAACATTCTCAAGAAAATTAGCATACTTATGTTGTTTTATCGATTGCAAAGTGCTCTTATATGCGGGGTATACATAACCGTAATCTATAATCAAAGCAGCTCCTTTATTATTATGTATCTTCTTTTCAAGTTTTTTTAATATTTCAACCCCAGTCGAACATATTTCCACCACTGCACCATTAAAAAGTTTTCCATTTGTCATTCTAGCGCTTGGTATACAACTGCACGACTTGCAGATGGTGTTATGAAAGTAACTGACACTGGAGTCCAGTTTTTTGATCGAAAATGTTGCATAGTGCGCTTGTTTACAATCAATTTTGCTGGATCCCAGTGTCACGCACTGGGATGACAAAGAGGGGGCACTGGGATGACGAGGAAGGGGCACTACACACTGGCATGACACCAAGAGACTGCCATCATCTTGTTTTGTCACCCTATTTTCATACCACCCCTCATCACGATATACAAACTGATCTATCGGAAGAGCATCAAAGAACTCATTTGCTAAAAAAATGGTTGGTTGTTCTGGTAGGTTGTCAATATCTTTGTGCCAATTAACACCTAAGCCTTTTAATTTTTCCTTTTGTATCTTCCGTAAAGTAGGGCTTATTTCAACTAAGTGGATCAACATTGAATTAAAAAAGCTGCTGTATTTTCTAGTGACTCTTATTATATCGTGAATCAGTGTTCCTTTACCTGGCCCAAGTTCAACTAGAGAAAATTTTGATGGCTTTCCTAATTTTTCCCATGTATGCATTATCCAAACTGCAATTACTTCACCAAATAATTGGCTGATCTCAGGTGCAGTAGTAAAATCACCATCCTTACCAAGTGGTAATCTACTCGTATAATAGCCGTATTTTTCATGGTACAAAACGGCATTTATGAAATCACTGATGGATATTGATCCTTGACTTTTGTCAATTAATTCGTGTATATAAGTGAGCATGTTATTAATAAATGTTTAACTATAGCGTGCCATAATATAAAATAGTAGAGTATTTATATATATAGTATAAACTCAAGTTTGTGATTAATAGTGCTTCAGTTATGGACGACAAAAACACCGATTATGTTGCCCTTATACCTCAAGATGATAGTATTGAATACAAATTTGAAGAAGCTGTCAATTTTATAGAAAACAAGGTTATAAATGCTGATGGACTAACTTTAGCGGAAGTGTTTCAAGTGCTAGTTCAAATGCTAGATGGTGATCTAGCATTGGTAAAAAAAGTACTAGCATATGCTAATATTATGGCAAAGCATGGAATGAAGGTAGCAAAAGAGTCGCAATTAAGAAGAGCTGATGTTCGCCGAGCTTTGGAAGGTAAAGAAAGTGTTGTCAATAGACAAGATTTTATAAAGAAACCACCTCTTCCACCTGCTATAAAATCGACCAAAAAGAAAAGTAGAGGTCTTTAAATGGCCGAATCTATAAAAAAATTTACTGTACAATGTGACTTCAAAGGGCAAAGTTCACTTTTTGCAATATACATAGGAAATCCAAAGAGTGATGCTCATCCAATTCATCATCAAGATTCCTGGCTTGTAAAAGAACGTGGAGGGAATATCCCTAATAAAGTAAAAGAAAGTCTACAAAAATTACATAAACTATCTCAAGAAAATGGAGTCTCTTTCTCAGAGTTATGTGCGTATGCCATTACTGTGGTTAGTAATAATGATAAAAAAAGTGACGACAAGCAGTGAGATAGTTTAATCCCTCAATATTTCATTTATAGAGACTTTCGATCTCGTCTTTTTATCCACTTTTTTTACTATAACTGCACAATAGGTTGAAATGTTATTTTTAGATGGAATAGACCCTGGTATCACTACAGAATAAGGTGGCACTTCGCCATAAAATACCTCGCTAGTTTCTCTATCAATAATCTTTGTTGACGCTCCAATAAACACACCCATGCCAAGGACTGATCCTTCTCTCACTACCACACCCTCGGCTACCTCGCTACGTGCTCCAATAAAGCAATTATCTTCTATAATGACAGGTGAAGCTTGAATAGGCTCAAGGACTCCACCTATTCCCACTCCACCGGAAATATGGCAGTTTTTTCCTATTTGTGCACAGCTACCAATCGTTGACCAGGTATCTATCATTGTTCCTGAATCAACATATGCACCAACGTTGATAAAACTTGGCATTAGAACAACATTTGTACCTATATAAGCAGATCGGCGGACAAAACACCCAGGAACTGCTCTAATTTTTAACTGGCGAAATTTCTCCTCATTCCATTCACTAAATTTGTTACCGATCTTGTCAAACCAGCAATTGGTATTGTCTATTATTTTGTTTTCTTCAGTGAGAAAATGTAATAATATTGCCTGCTTTATCCACTTATGTACTACCCATTCTCCACTTGATAGCTTTTCTGCTACTCTAATTTTGCCACTATCAAGGAGCTCAATTACCTCTTTAATTGCTATTCTTGCTGTTTCCTTTAGGTTACAGTCATTAAATTTTTCTCTATTTTTCCAAATATTTTCTATCTCACTTTGTGTTTTTTTTAGTTGCAAACCTTCCATTTGTTATATATATTAATATTAAATTTATAGCTCTGTACTATTTGAGCTTGTTACTACTTTATATGTAAGTGCTATGAAAATACAATGTAATAGTTGTACTAAAACTTACTTAGTATCTTCTGAGCAAATTGGTGCATTTGGAAGAAAGGTAAAGTGTACGAACTGCAATCATATATGGCATGAACATCTAGAAGAAGCATCAAACAAATCGCACTCTGCTAATATACAGGAAAAAAAAATTAGTGGAAGGGATTTTTTACAAAGTCTAGCATTTACCACTCTAGCTTTTGCAGCAGCTACAGGGTTATGCGTCGTAATTGCTAATGGCATCTTTCCTAGAGAGATGAACAAAGCATACAAAATGATCAGTTCATATAAGGATTCAATAAGCTATAAATTAGGGTACAAAAAAGAACAAACAGAAAATCCAAATGTAAAAAAACTTGTTGTAAATAAGTTTTATCAAGACTACCTTTTTTTATCTAATTTAAGATCTAGTTAAATAGGCATAAACCATCGCCGATATTGGTATCCAGTTCCTATAGCTACTCAGATGATGCAAATAGTATTAGGGTGACAGAGTTTTAAAAATAAGTTATTTTTTAGTAAAAAACAGCTCATGAGTATTAAAATTGCACCTTCTATACTTTCAGCAGACTTTGCAAAATTAGGAGAAGAAGTAAGAAAAATTAGCGATTTAGGTGTAGATTACATACACATAGACGTTATGGATGGGAATTTCGTTCCAAATATTACAATTGGTCCTAGCGTTGTCTCTGCAATACGTAAATATAGCAATCTTCCTTTTGATGTGCATTTAATGGTCAAATCTCCTGGTAACCACATTGAAAGCTTTATAAATGCTGGTGCTGATATTATCACTGTACATGCAGAAGCAGAGATACACCTTGAGAGGTTGATAAGAAAGATAAAGTCATACAAAAATGTAAACGACGCAAAAAAACCGATTCAAGCTGGAGTCTCAATTGTTCCTTCAACTTCCCCAAGTGTGCTTGAATATATAATACATGAGCTAGATATTGTGCTGATTATGACAGTCAACCCTGGCTTTGGAGGGCAGGAATTTATTCATTCACAGTTGAACAAGATATCTACTGTAAAAAAAATGATACAGGAGCGTAATCTTAAAACACAAATTTCAGTAGATGGTGGAATTAACTTTTCTAACGCAGCTGATATAATAAAAGCAGGTGCTGATATTTTAGTTGCGGGATCGGCGATATTCAAGGCTGAAGATATTAAGAAGGCCGTAAATGATCTAAAAATCCATCGTGGTAATCCTATATAGCTAGTGCAGCCCTACGTTATACCGCGATTCATTCGCGGTATCTCAGCCGCTAACACGTAGCGGAGTGTTGGCAAACCTAAGATCTTTAGCTAGTTAACACAAATTATTTCTATTATCTACCAATTTGAAAAAGTCTCTGGTCCAAGTAGTCAAGCTACTTGGATGACAAGAGGTAACGCAAGAAGTTTACTCTTAATAAAAGCCCGATGATGAATCATTACTACCAAATTTCGGCCTATTTCTGTTGCTGAAACCAGAACGAGGACGAGAAGGCTTCTTATGGTAACTTCCTCCAGATTTTCTATAAAATGAATTATTGTAATAATTACCTCTGTCATTTGGACCATCTTTCCTTTCCTCATTGTAAAGCTCACCTTCAAAAAACTCTCCCGTCTCTTGATCAACTCGACGTCTTGACAACTTTGGACATCCACCTTTTTCGAAGTCAATTACTAGTGCTTTGAAAGTATCACCTTGTTTGAGTATGCTCTCTATAGAATCTATGTGTTCATTAGCTACTTCACTTATGTGCATTTTTCCTTTTCTGCCATTAAGAAATTCAAGCTCTACAATAGACTTCTCTATTTTTACAACTTTGACATCAACTATAGAACCTTGTTCTAGTTCTGTTATTGAATCAATCATCATACTCTTTGCAATTTCAGCTTCAGTGCCACTCGTGGCAAAAACAGAAACTTTACCATCATCTCCTATTTCAATTTTTGCATTACTTCTCTCACACACACTACGTATATTTTTTCCTTTAGCACCAATAGCTGCAGAAATTTTGTCTTTATCTATGTAAAATGATAACATCCTTGGTGCATGGTCTTTGACGTCATCACTGTGTTCTGAAATCACTGCATTCATTTTTTCTAAAATATGTAATCTTCCAGCTTTTGCCTGTTCTAAAGATTTTTCAACAATTTCAAAGCTTATACCAGAAATTTTCATGTCCATTTGTAACGCCGTAACCCCTTCACTAGTTCCTGCTACTTTAAAGTCCATATCACCAAGATAATCTTCATCACCCAATATATCGGAAAGTATTACATACTCGTCTTTATCTTTAATAAGGCCCATAGCAATTCCAGCAACAGGAGCCTTTATTGGTACACCCGTATCCATTAAAGCAAGAGAAGTCCCGCAAACTGTTGCCATAGAAGAAGAACCATCAGATTCCATAATTTCAGATACTACTCTTATTGTATAAGGGAATTCAGATTTATCAGGTAAAACAGGATGAATTGCTTTCCAAGCAAGTTTACCATGACCGATTTCTCTCCTTCCTGGTGCACGCATAGCAGAAGCCTCTCCAACAGCAAATGGAGGGAAATTATAATGCAGCATGAAATGCTCACGTCTATCTCCTTCAATATCATCCACAATTTGCTCATCTTGAGTAGTACCAAGAGCAGTAACAACCAATGCCTGAGTGTTGCCTCTTGTAAACAGCGCAGAACCGTGAGTTCTGGACAGAATATCAACTTCAACTTCTATCTGACGTATCTCATCATGCTTACGACCGTCTATCCTTACACCTTTCTTCCTAATTATTTCACGTACTAAAGATCTTTCAAAGTTTTTTACTGCATACGTAATTAACTTTTCATCTTTTCCAGTCTCTTTAAGAGTATTCAATATATTCTCTCTGACCGCTTCTAGAGCTTGAACTCGCTCTTGTTTTACTGTTTGCGAATATGCTTTTTCAAAATCTTTACCGTATTTTTCGAGCTCTTGTGTTATATCTGATGTATCAACAGGAGCAAAGCTTTCAGGCTTATTGCCAACTGTATCAGCAAACTCTTTTATGAGCTTAATGACAGGTTTAAGGTGTTCATGGCCAAATTTTATTGCATTAAAAACATTTTCTTCAGAGAGCTCTTTCACTTCTGACTCAACCATTAAAATCGAATTTTCATCACCAGACAAAAACAGATCCAAGCTGCTTGCTTTCATCTCTTGAACAGAAGGGTTGAGTATATAGTTATTATTTTCATCACAACCAACTATCACTCCAGCTATAGTAAAGTGAAAAGGAACACCAGAAACCGCAAGAGCTGCAACAGCACCAATCAATGCTGGCACTTCAGGAGGATTGACTGTATCATAAGTTAATAGATTACACACCACACTAATTTCATCATGAAATCCTTCTGGAAAGAGTGGCCTTACACTCCTATCTATTACTCTTGAGATTAAAGTTTCTCTATCAGATGGCTTGCCTTCTCTTTTAAAAAAACCACCAGGGATCTTACCCATGGCATAGCTTTTTGCGATAAACTGCACATTTAAAGGTAGGAAATCAACGCTTTCTTCCTTCTTTTTATGTACAACAGTTACTAAAACAGAAGTACCACCGTAATTTACAACTACTGAACCATGAGCTTGGCGTGCTATTTTTCCTGTTTCTAAAGATAAGGCACAACCACCCCACTCTATAGATTTTTTTATAATTTTAAACATACTAAATTCCTCGATTATTTTCTAATGCCTAACTTCTCTATTAATTCCCGGTAGGCTTCATTACCAAATTTACGCTTTATATAATTTAAGTGCTTGCGTCTTCTACCTATCAATATAAGTAAACCACGCTTAGAGTGATGGTCATGCTTGTGTACTTTAAAATGCTCAGTTAAGTTACTGATCCTCTCGGTCAAAATTGCACATTGTACAAAAGATGAACCTGTATCATCTTCTTTAATTGCATATATATTTATCAAACTCTTTTTCTTTTCGGATGTTATTGACATCTAAACCTCATTTTAAATATTAAAAACACGAATAGGTTTCACACAACCATAAATAAAACTGCAGATTGCAATAGGTACACTACCCACTATCGTACAAAAAATATCATAATTCTTTAAATTACGCAAGTTATTTAATAAAATTTCCTGACCTTTTCTGATTTTCCCCGCATCTTCTAGGGAAATTTCAACTTTGAACATCGATCTTAAAGCCGATTCAATGGGAATGATGAAACTTTTTACATTACTCCTTGTACCTTCTATTACTCCAGTATCACCTTTTGTTATCGGAGAGTAAGTTATTGTGTTTCTTTCAGCAAGCTGTTCAATTGTCACTGATTCGTTTTCTCTAAAGTCACCTACCATAGTTCTTCTTAATTTCGTAATGTGTCCAAAACAATTTAATGCAATGCCAAGATCACGAGCAATTGATCTCACATATACACCACTACCGCACATCATAGAAAAATCTGCACTATTATTTATGGTGTCCACAGATATCAATTTCAGTTCATGTATTTTGACTTGTCTGGGCTTTATATTCACCTTTTGCCCACTTCTTGCCAATTTATACGCCCTTGCTCCTTTGATTTTTATTGCTGAAAATTGAGGAGGTGTCTGCTTGATCTCACCAATAAAATTTTCAATTGCACAATTTATTTGATTATATTCTGGTCTTATATCACTAGTTCTAATAATATCACCATCTAAATCGTCTGTGGTTCTTTGCTCACCCCATTTTATTGTAAAATTATACGCTTTTGAATCGCAAAATAAATAGGGTATAGTTTTTGTTGCTTCACCAAGAGCAATTGGCAACACACCTGAAGCTAAAGGATCAAGTGTTCCCAGATGACCAGCTTTCTTAATTCCAAAGATCTTTTTAACTTGGGTTACAGCTTGTGCAGAACTAATTCCTATTGATTTATCAAGATTCAGCCAACCATGTTTCATAGTTAATTATATACAATTGGTAACAGTTTAGGAAGCAGCTTGAAATATATACTTTAAATAATGATGTAAAAATGGCTTGACTAGCATGCATTATTAACATATACTTAACCTTTTTATTAGCCTTATTTAAGGGGGCTATTATGACTATAAAAAACACGAAGTGGGAAAATACTGCACATATAACAAAAATAGGTATTGAAGGTTTAGTTGCAGTTGCATCTTTAGCGGCAGCAATAACAACAATATTAATTTCTACTAAAGTAATTGCTGGCCCTGCATCTTTAGCACTTGTTGCTAGCCCTGCTGGAATTGCAGTTCT harbors:
- the rpmF gene encoding 50S ribosomal protein L32 encodes the protein MAVPKRKKSKSRRDMHRSHHVIKPKNVVVCSTTGEFMLPHNVAVDGSYKGKRVFIKQQAE
- a CDS encoding DUF2610 domain-containing protein codes for the protein MAESIKKFTVQCDFKGQSSLFAIYIGNPKSDAHPIHHQDSWLVKERGGNIPNKVKESLQKLHKLSQENGVSFSELCAYAITVVSNNDKKSDDKQ
- a CDS encoding ABC transporter permease, with product MSFFDINSVRIIGRYFINFLLRLGSAFIFFIQSLYHCFVPPYYFSNVARQIIEIGFFSLPIVGLTGVFIGAAIVLQSSLSDPLINQEQIIPKLVTITIIKELGPVLISLIMVGKIGSSVAAEIGTMRITEQIDALTTLNINPFKYLIAPRILASIIVFPILIVCADLIGIFGGYVTAVFEFNHNLNIYIKYTTQFFNMYDFIVGLIKAIAFGAIISVSSCYYGYHCKEGARGVGVATTSTVVLSSILIILANYMITLIHA
- a CDS encoding zinc-ribbon domain-containing protein, with product MKIQCNSCTKTYLVSSEQIGAFGRKVKCTNCNHIWHEHLEEASNKSHSANIQEKKISGRDFLQSLAFTTLAFAAATGLCVVIANGIFPREMNKAYKMISSYKDSISYKLGYKKEQTENPNVKKLVVNKFYQDYLFLSNLRSS
- the plsX gene encoding phosphate acyltransferase PlsX, which codes for MLPTVNNHIVIALDAMGGDFAPLSIIQGAGFFLDNLVDPGIKVFFHIYGDKEEVSPLLLKYKKVSNNSEFTHCSDNVLANDKPSFALRHRKDSSMKAAIVAVKEGKAFGVVSSGNTGALMAISRFILGTLPNIYRPAIVSICPTKTKSFALLDLGANVDCNADLLFQFALMGSIFAKVALKIDNPEVALLNIGTEEVKGTDSVRGAFELLKNAPGINFKGYIEASEFLEGNIDVIVADGFVGNVMLKTAEATASTFINLIKQEVLSSWATKMLVGILLKSKLNKALTRFNPKIRSGAMFLGLNGIIIKSHGNSDAISFAHAIKFAVNAISENLNQKIINGVSHIE
- a CDS encoding SAM-dependent methyltransferase yields the protein MLTYIHELIDKSQGSISISDFINAVLYHEKYGYYTSRLPLGKDGDFTTAPEISQLFGEVIAVWIMHTWEKLGKPSKFSLVELGPGKGTLIHDIIRVTRKYSSFFNSMLIHLVEISPTLRKIQKEKLKGLGVNWHKDIDNLPEQPTIFLANEFFDALPIDQFVYRDEGWYENRVTKQDDGSLLVSCQCVVPLPRHPSAPSLSSQCVTLGSSKIDCKQAHYATFSIKKLDSSVSYFHNTICKSCSCIPSARMTNGKLFNGAVVEICSTGVEILKKLEKKIHNNKGAALIIDYGYVYPAYKSTLQSIKQHKYANFLENVGNSDITALVNFQALKDSLKHVDCEILTQREFLYLFGIKERTQALMKSANDEQKNRIFSEFLRLTENMGTLFKAMLLIA
- a CDS encoding ketoacyl-ACP synthase III, which codes for MNKSFILSTGSYLPRKTLSNNEIASIVETSDEWIRQRTGIVQRHIADEGELTSDLAVNAAKSAIEKAKISVGEIDLIIVATTTPDKTFPSCATIVQSKLKCKNAFSFDVQAACSGFIYAVTVADSLIKSNNKIKYALVIGAEIMSRIVDWEDRSTCVLFGDGAGAVIIKSEMGSSGIISTNLHSDGNVNILCTNGGVSSTDDSGKICMNGREVFKHAVDKLTASVEGTLRCNNLKITDIDWLIPHQANIRIIEAVVKKLDFPIEKVINTVDKHANTSAASIPLALDYAIQESKIKSGNLVLLIAIGAGLTWGSVLLRY
- the rpe gene encoding ribulose-phosphate 3-epimerase, whose protein sequence is MSIKIAPSILSADFAKLGEEVRKISDLGVDYIHIDVMDGNFVPNITIGPSVVSAIRKYSNLPFDVHLMVKSPGNHIESFINAGADIITVHAEAEIHLERLIRKIKSYKNVNDAKKPIQAGVSIVPSTSPSVLEYIIHELDIVLIMTVNPGFGGQEFIHSQLNKISTVKKMIQERNLKTQISVDGGINFSNAADIIKAGADILVAGSAIFKAEDIKKAVNDLKIHRGNPI
- the dapD gene encoding 2,3,4,5-tetrahydropyridine-2,6-dicarboxylate N-succinyltransferase, whose product is MEGLQLKKTQSEIENIWKNREKFNDCNLKETARIAIKEVIELLDSGKIRVAEKLSSGEWVVHKWIKQAILLHFLTEENKIIDNTNCWFDKIGNKFSEWNEEKFRQLKIRAVPGCFVRRSAYIGTNVVLMPSFINVGAYVDSGTMIDTWSTIGSCAQIGKNCHISGGVGIGGVLEPIQASPVIIEDNCFIGARSEVAEGVVVREGSVLGMGVFIGASTKIIDRETSEVFYGEVPPYSVVIPGSIPSKNNISTYCAVIVKKVDKKTRSKVSINEILRD